From Acidobacteriota bacterium:
ACCGCCACTGACGCCCCAGCTCCACCTGGATGTGGGCGTAGTAATCGCTGATGTCCAGATAGTCGAGGCGCACCTTGTCGTCGCCGATCCACTCGTGCACCGTATTCTGCGCAGCCTGTCCCAATAGTCCCTCACCCACATGGGCGACGCCGCCCTCGACCCACACCTCCCAATTCCCCGTCCTTCGCTCCGGCAACTTCCCGCCGACCACCAGGTAGGTCTCGTCGAAGCGCATCCCGGCCTCCCGGTCGGTGAACGCCAGCTCCTCCCACCGATAGGTCAGATCCCCATAGGTCACTCCGATGCGGGTACCGAAGGTGTAGAAGTCGTCCTCGACTGAATTGTTGACGAAGAGGTCATTGTCCAAGCCCAGCTCCACCTGCCAGGGCTCAGCCCCCGCAGTCGTCACCGCTCCCATCCACCCCATCAGCATGCAAACCATCCCCCAACGCTGCCACCACAATCTCATTCCGGCTCCCCACCTCAGTATTCATCGGAAACTCGACGGCTCAACGGGCCAGTCGCTCAAGCTCAAGGGGTAGTGAAGCAACTTCCCTGCCAGTCGCTGGGCGCCTCCCTCAACCCTTCCTCCGCTGGTCTGGAGGATCGGTAGACCACTCAGCACAGAGCGCCGAACCTAACAGGCAACCTCTTCCTCGAGTAGCCCCTCAGCCCCCGCAGAGGGCTTCGAGGTCTCGCGGACGGCGGATCAGGAAGCCGTCGGGGCGGGTTTCGACCAGGTCTTCTTTGCCCCAGCGGCTGAGGATGCGGATGCTGGTTTCTAGGGTCGTGCCGGCCATATCGGCGAGGTCTTGGCGGGAGAGGGGGACGGGGACGAAGACTGCGTTGTCTTCGCCGTCTTCCTGGCGGCCGACGCTCTCGGCGAGCTTGAGGAGGAGGCGGGCGATGCGGGGCTCGACGCGGAAGAAGGTGCCCTCCACCACGCAGTTGCCGCATTCCGCCACCCGGCGGGTGAGCACCGGCAGGAGATCTGCCAACAGGCCAGGTTCGCCGGCGAGGGCCTCCAGCAGCGGCTCTCGTGGTAGCTCCAGGCATAGGGAGCTCTCCATGGCGGTGACGGAGGCATCGCTCACCTGCCCCCCCAGCCCCGCTGCCACCCCGACCAGATCGCCAGGGTTGAAGAGCGCCAGCAGGACCTCCCGCCCGTTCTCCAGACTGCGGGTCATCTTGAGTCGCCCGTGGAGAACGATGAGCAGGGCGTGGCCCGGCTCTCCCTGGCGGATCACCCGCTCGTCCGCGGCCAGTGTTCGCGGAGAGCCGCAACGGACGAGGCACTCGAGGGTCACTGAGGCCAGAGCGGCGAGGTGAGGGAACTGCAGTAGGCGTTGGCGCACGGCGGGGTCGGATGGAGGCCGCTCCTCGGGCTTGCAGGCCGGCGAGCTAGAAGGAGCGGATGAGGCTGCGGTGGATTCGTCCATTGTGCTGGGCTCCGCGGCCTCCAGCGCGAGGGCTTCGACATTCCACCTACCAACGCACGAGGCCGCCGGGAGAGGATATCCCAGCGACCTGAAGAAGGTTCAAACTAGTCGCGACACCACCTGCAGGCCAACGGCTCGTATGAATTGAACTCTAGCTAAATGGTGGGCTGGCGCCCACCCTACAAAGGCTCTGGTCGGAGATCTCACGTAGGGTGGGCGCCAGCCCACCATCTCGGCGGTCAAACTTCAAATCAGGGGACTACCCCAAGCTCAAGCCGCGGAGCGGGCCTCCATGTGCCGCAGCCGGCGGTCGAATTGCCAGCCGTAGAGGCGCTTGAGGGCCTTGAGCTTCAGGTTCTGCAGCGGATAGCGCTTCTGGCTGAGGGCCGCGCATTCCTCCGGCAGCATCACCAGACTGACGTGCACGTTGGGAGCGCAGCCGATGGGCAGGCCGCGCTCCATGCAGGCTTCGTAGAGGCGGGTGAAGACGGGGATCATGTCCTCGGTCTTGGGCGCCGGGTAGTGCTCCAGGTCGGTGCCCTTCAAGGGCCGGAAGACACACACCGTGGGGATGCCCCCTACGGAGGTGATCCAGTCGATGGCGGCGATGCTCGACTCCGGCGGCTCGAGGCCGGCGATGATCTCGCCGTTGGACACCCAGGGCTCGTGGCGCGGGCCCTGCTTGCCCAGGGTGGCGCAGTAGCGCACCGCTTCCAAGTAGTGGTCGAGGCCGTATTCCTCGTGCTTGCCCGGGCAGATCTCGGCGAAGAGCTTGCGGTCGAAGATCTCGAAGCAGAAGGAGACGCGGTTGACCCCGATCTCCCGCAGGTGGTCGTAGCGCTTCAAATCCCGATGGGGCGGCGTCTGCACGCCCACCAACAGCCCCAGCTCGTCCTTGATGCGGCGAATGAAGGGCTCCAGCAGGTCGAGGTAGGTGTCGCCCTCGTAGTGGCCGGTGTTGAAGTCGACGTAGGTGATGCCCGACTCCCGGCGGGCGGCGCGGATCACCTCCATCACCTCCTCGACGCTCTTGTCGTCGGCGTCGTCGACGCCCAGGTTGAGCCCCACGGAGCAGAATTTGCAGTTCACCCGCTGCGGCTTCTGGGTCCAATACTCGCAGACCTTGGCCTGGTAGATACCCAGGTAGGTGCCCTGGAGGGTGCCGATGCGGGTCATGGGCTTGCCGGTGGTGGTTTCCCGGTCGTACCACTCGGGGCGCGGCGAGAGCTGCGGCTCCAACACCCGCTCCCCTTCCCAGCGCAGCTCGTAGCGGCCGCTGTCCAGCCGGTGCAGGGTGTAAGGGGACTCGGCGGCGAAGTCCTCGCTCACCGGCGCGTTGGTCCACACATTCCCCGGCAGGACCAGCTCCAGCCCGCTCCCCAACCCCGCCCGGGTGCGCAAAATCGGCCGCCCGCCGTCGTCGGTGACGAAGCAGGAATCGTCCAACCGCAATCCTTTGCAGTAGAGGTCTAGTTTGAGCAGGGCACTATTCGTTCGCAGCTCCGACAACATGGTGGCTCCCCCGGGAAGGTTGGTTCGATGGCCCCGCGGTGCGGGGCTCGCAGGGAAGCTACCAAGGGGGAGGA
This genomic window contains:
- a CDS encoding Crp/Fnr family transcriptional regulator, giving the protein MRQRLLQFPHLAALASVTLECLVRCGSPRTLAADERVIRQGEPGHALLIVLHGRLKMTRSLENGREVLLALFNPGDLVGVAAGLGGQVSDASVTAMESSLCLELPREPLLEALAGEPGLLADLLPVLTRRVAECGNCVVEGTFFRVEPRIARLLLKLAESVGRQEDGEDNAVFVPVPLSRQDLADMAGTTLETSIRILSRWGKEDLVETRPDGFLIRRPRDLEALCGG
- a CDS encoding radical SAM protein yields the protein MLSELRTNSALLKLDLYCKGLRLDDSCFVTDDGGRPILRTRAGLGSGLELVLPGNVWTNAPVSEDFAAESPYTLHRLDSGRYELRWEGERVLEPQLSPRPEWYDRETTTGKPMTRIGTLQGTYLGIYQAKVCEYWTQKPQRVNCKFCSVGLNLGVDDADDKSVEEVMEVIRAARRESGITYVDFNTGHYEGDTYLDLLEPFIRRIKDELGLLVGVQTPPHRDLKRYDHLREIGVNRVSFCFEIFDRKLFAEICPGKHEEYGLDHYLEAVRYCATLGKQGPRHEPWVSNGEIIAGLEPPESSIAAIDWITSVGGIPTVCVFRPLKGTDLEHYPAPKTEDMIPVFTRLYEACMERGLPIGCAPNVHVSLVMLPEECAALSQKRYPLQNLKLKALKRLYGWQFDRRLRHMEARSAA